A stretch of Endozoicomonas sp. SCSIO W0465 DNA encodes these proteins:
- a CDS encoding Pur family transcription activator, whose protein sequence is MNGQQVTPEAVVKDYPDSPEGKLGIARFKAECCLKGLALNGQQVIPDAVVKDFPESLEGKLGMARFKELCCLRGLALHGQQVTPDAVVKDYQAARSVLDLARFKEQCCLRGLPLHGRQIIPDAVVKDYERGGWLLEKAIFYSRLALNARELNSGYLDNQKVLEAFNDVPGDHSSRQAEYLMERLKQPQRYDETDDTQDTIQQTWQILNSVSIKNDEQRRLQCILKFMAMQYQLLIDHQSVSAEAVWQTITTLRSSFQNVRLQFFFLTQCYITNRSVDGRQIHKSQILKCLQSFPEGSKLRYALSRWFDRCSAEANIMDELLFKRANAVPGRDNDRSNSHAVYSVNSEKEKAVSASIPWATTISPAQNLTRVLKQALKIGTPFFPDQQVTQCNALTLKTLEIIQEINGCYTGPPIVITGSYARFLQNRCPSFNDINIICATEVAARTLFDRLRALNTDGDADIPKRILIWPMHGCQEIKLPKAYNVVLREGDFATKAMELQVSVDSRVIHGNVERLSVHVPGVEKSVCCLSFAEETRLLNDTLKHLVDNLVLLTKQLQKGRVLNIPQTILFNLPSTTEECIYGLLMRSLLTLHKAKQFIALYSEEKPDDWPDQLREQRHLYALTEELQWTLRSHAYRDGFEQSVNRWLSTTAHVNDYEIKRKGFIKVLLAMMCPEQGWVNSTQ, encoded by the coding sequence TTGAATGGTCAGCAGGTCACACCGGAAGCAGTGGTTAAGGATTACCCGGACAGCCCGGAAGGCAAACTGGGGATAGCGCGCTTCAAAGCGGAATGTTGCCTGAAGGGCCTGGCGTTGAATGGTCAGCAGGTCATACCGGATGCCGTGGTTAAGGATTTCCCGGAGAGCCTGGAAGGCAAACTGGGGATGGCGCGCTTTAAGGAATTATGTTGCCTGAGGGGCCTGGCGTTGCATGGTCAGCAGGTCACACCGGATGCCGTGGTTAAGGATTATCAGGCAGCCAGGTCAGTACTGGACCTCGCCCGCTTTAAAGAACAGTGTTGTCTAAGAGGGTTGCCGTTGCATGGCCGGCAGATCATACCGGATGCGGTGGTTAAGGATTATGAACGCGGTGGCTGGTTGCTCGAAAAGGCTATTTTTTATTCTCGGCTGGCATTGAATGCAAGAGAATTGAATAGCGGCTATCTGGATAACCAAAAAGTATTGGAAGCATTTAATGACGTGCCCGGGGATCATTCTTCTAGACAGGCTGAATACCTGATGGAAAGGTTAAAGCAACCTCAGCGGTACGATGAGACCGACGACACTCAGGATACCATTCAACAGACCTGGCAAATCTTAAACAGCGTATCGATCAAAAATGATGAGCAACGTCGACTGCAATGTATATTGAAATTCATGGCGATGCAGTATCAGTTACTCATTGATCATCAGAGCGTGTCAGCAGAAGCAGTATGGCAAACCATCACAACACTCAGAAGTTCATTTCAGAATGTACGCTTACAGTTCTTCTTCCTGACACAATGTTATATCACGAACCGCTCTGTTGATGGACGACAAATCCATAAGAGCCAGATCCTGAAGTGCCTTCAGAGTTTCCCGGAAGGAAGCAAGCTGCGTTATGCTTTAAGCCGCTGGTTTGATCGGTGCAGCGCCGAAGCCAATATAATGGATGAGTTACTGTTTAAACGAGCTAATGCCGTTCCGGGGCGCGACAATGATAGAAGCAATAGCCATGCAGTCTATTCAGTCAATAGCGAAAAAGAAAAAGCAGTGAGCGCGTCCATCCCTTGGGCAACTACCATCAGTCCAGCTCAAAACCTGACGCGAGTTTTGAAACAAGCATTAAAAATAGGCACGCCGTTTTTTCCGGATCAGCAGGTTACGCAATGCAATGCGCTAACGCTAAAAACACTGGAGATTATTCAGGAAATTAATGGTTGTTATACCGGTCCACCCATTGTGATTACCGGTTCATATGCGCGCTTTTTACAGAACCGCTGCCCATCATTCAATGATATTAACATTATTTGCGCAACAGAGGTTGCTGCCAGAACACTCTTTGACAGGCTGCGGGCACTTAATACCGACGGGGATGCAGACATCCCCAAACGTATCCTCATCTGGCCAATGCATGGATGTCAGGAGATCAAATTACCCAAAGCATACAATGTTGTTCTCAGAGAGGGTGATTTTGCTACGAAAGCAATGGAGCTTCAGGTCAGTGTTGACAGCAGAGTAATACATGGAAATGTAGAACGGCTGTCAGTTCACGTCCCCGGCGTTGAGAAGTCGGTATGCTGTTTGTCGTTTGCTGAAGAAACCAGGTTATTGAATGACACGCTGAAACATCTGGTTGATAACCTTGTTCTGCTAACTAAGCAATTGCAAAAAGGCAGGGTATTGAACATACCACAAACGATTCTTTTCAACCTCCCCAGCACAACGGAGGAGTGTATTTATGGCTTGCTTATGCGTTCTCTGCTTACCCTGCATAAAGCCAAACAATTTATTGCTCTGTACTCTGAAGAAAAACCTGACGATTGGCCTGACCAGCTCCGGGAACAACGACACCTTTATGCACTTACCGAGGAACTTCAATGGACATTGCGTAGCCATGCATACCGTGATGGTTTTGAGCAAAGCGTTAACCGCTGGCTATCGACAACCGCGCATGTGAATGATTACGAGATCAAGAGGAAAGGCTTTATCAAGGTACTGCTGGCGATGATGTGCCCTGAACAAGGTTGGGTAAACTCAACCCAATGA